The Xanthomonas rydalmerensis genomic interval GAGCTGCAGCTGACCGGTGGGCCGGCCGCGAGCGGTAGCCGCGGCTGAGCCGGGAGTGGGGAGTCGGGATTGGGGATTCGTAGGAGCGGCTGCGCTGGCGACCTAGGCGGGCGCCGGCTCTTGCCAATCCCGAATCCCTAATCCCTAACCCTAATCCCCGCTCGCCGCCACACACCTGACCGCCATAGACTCTCGCCGGCGAACAGCAGCAACCCGATCCAGATCGCGGCGAAGCCGATGGCCTTGCCGGTGTCGAACGGCTCGCGGAAGAACCACACGCCCAGCAGCAACTGCAGGCTCGGCGCGATGTACTGCAGCAGCCCGACCAGCGACAGCGGGATGCGCCGCACGCCGTAGGCGAAGCCGATCAGCGGCACCGCGGTGACCACGCCGCCGAACACCAGCAGCAGGTCGTTGCGCCAGCCCCACTCGCCGGCGAAGCCGCCGCCGTGACCGGCCTCGCCCCACAGCACGAAGCCCAGCGCCGGCAGGAACAGGTACAGGCTCTCCACGCCCAGCCCGGCCACCGCATCCACCTGCACCAGCTTGCGCAGCAGGCCGTACAGCCCGAACGAGCCGGCCAGGCCCAGCGCGATCCACGGCAGCGTGCCGGCGTCGACGGTGAGCCAGGCCACGCCCAGCGCGGCGCAGGCCACCGCCAGCCA includes:
- the rarD gene encoding EamA family transporter RarD — translated: MTAVAEQEARRGLWITAATFALWGVVPVYWHLLQAVPSPHIIAHRIVWSTLLVVAWLVYSARLQWWRRIAAQPRALATLVLSSLAIAFNWGLYIWAVNAGHVIETSLGYFINPLVNVLLGVLVLHERLRPLQWLAVACAALGVAWLTVDAGTLPWIALGLAGSFGLYGLLRKLVQVDAVAGLGVESLYLFLPALGFVLWGEAGHGGGFAGEWGWRNDLLLVFGGVVTAVPLIGFAYGVRRIPLSLVGLLQYIAPSLQLLLGVWFFREPFDTGKAIGFAAIWIGLLLFAGESLWRSGVWRRAGIRVRD